A stretch of Neisseria subflava DNA encodes these proteins:
- a CDS encoding bifunctional acetate--CoA ligase family protein/GNAT family N-acetyltransferase, with translation MSATVQTGYFFMPEHIILVGASERPHSLGERIFSHLLGSSYQGKITPVNLRHSSVAGIPSYSSLSKIPGQADLVVAVIPPDHYDSLFKACRKKDLRHIILIQDWENLPPESCKNARSIIQKYHGDELNITVCNSAGIQLPSLNLNIGTQTDYPAGHIALLTGHSTVSRNINHLLNTLHQGVSRHISLNYDLSPTTSADWLNRFGHNRHTKVAVIHYNPAENQRELFSAIRHFTRHTPLILLSTHYTNDTDKAILRSLSRHCNFQPVFNTAELETALKAHLSGIPVITNPTILSDTPIEWLRTTADACELTLDLPTEAPSIRQGCIGSNPTPARIHRLALEQLQNPHTQALLGIISPDTPDAYSIHQTLDNLAQKTSKPILVSYRFSDGLTRFNTPEEALLTLYFRNQTAYLQQVQNTPAPAKTGRLKTPKSKSIDKAIASGQTELMAEALYLPPCQTQKHHAVQFRFSRHAIYGNILTAHYNGKTEAALPPFTTLDIQRLSQFAELDNTSVLNQFLHSLNTLIHNDQHIGDIILNYNGSQYNSTIIPEIVEKPATPTTKIPKKAVQTLEQAAAKMQSAAAYLQQKNPAAAEFLRNTGEAASELLHPKTETPKIQNVLAPYPSRTDTFTLPDGNTLHIRALEPEDAEAKQKFVRQLPAADRYTRFMTHTNELPLPTLARLTRPDFHTECAWAAFASDGRIVAVSRYSRINRNECEFGITLAPEARKTGLAGKMMSLIIQTATQQGYQTMNAEILKENTPMLKLAEKSGFTVTPSETDRGLYQASLDLNEWQNSNKNK, from the coding sequence ATGAGTGCAACCGTCCAAACCGGCTACTTCTTCATGCCTGAACACATCATCCTCGTCGGCGCCAGCGAACGTCCGCACAGCCTTGGCGAACGCATTTTCAGCCACCTGCTCGGTTCCTCATATCAAGGCAAAATCACCCCCGTCAATCTTCGACACAGCAGTGTCGCAGGCATTCCCTCCTACTCCAGCCTCAGCAAAATCCCGGGCCAAGCCGATTTGGTTGTTGCCGTTATCCCGCCCGACCATTACGACTCGCTGTTCAAAGCCTGCCGTAAAAAAGACCTGCGCCACATTATCCTGATTCAAGATTGGGAAAACCTGCCACCCGAATCCTGCAAAAACGCCCGTTCCATTATTCAAAAATATCACGGCGACGAATTGAACATCACCGTGTGCAACAGTGCAGGCATCCAACTCCCCTCACTCAACCTCAACATCGGCACCCAAACCGACTATCCGGCCGGCCATATCGCATTACTAACCGGCCACAGCACCGTCAGCCGCAACATCAACCATCTGCTGAATACGCTGCACCAAGGCGTATCACGCCACATCAGCCTCAACTATGACCTAAGCCCCACCACATCCGCCGACTGGCTCAACCGCTTCGGTCACAACCGCCATACCAAAGTTGCCGTGATCCACTACAATCCAGCCGAAAACCAACGCGAGCTGTTCAGTGCCATCCGCCACTTTACACGCCACACACCGCTTATCCTGTTGTCCACACACTACACCAACGACACAGACAAAGCCATCCTGCGCAGCCTCAGCCGCCATTGCAATTTCCAACCGGTATTCAATACCGCCGAACTGGAAACAGCCCTAAAAGCCCACCTATCCGGCATTCCCGTCATTACCAACCCTACCATTCTGTCCGACACGCCGATAGAATGGCTGCGCACTACCGCCGATGCCTGCGAATTGACCCTCGACCTCCCAACCGAAGCACCATCCATCCGACAAGGCTGCATCGGCAGCAACCCCACGCCTGCACGCATCCACCGTCTGGCGCTCGAACAATTACAAAATCCGCATACTCAAGCCCTGCTCGGCATTATTTCGCCAGATACGCCGGATGCGTACAGCATTCATCAAACTCTGGATAATTTGGCACAAAAAACCAGCAAGCCCATTCTCGTCAGCTATCGTTTTTCAGACGGCCTGACTCGGTTTAACACGCCGGAAGAAGCCTTACTGACACTTTATTTCCGCAATCAAACAGCCTATTTGCAACAAGTACAAAATACCCCTGCCCCAGCCAAAACAGGCCGTCTGAAAACACCTAAAAGCAAAAGTATCGATAAAGCCATTGCATCCGGCCAAACCGAACTGATGGCGGAAGCGCTATACCTGCCTCCGTGCCAAACCCAAAAACACCATGCCGTCCAGTTCCGGTTCAGCCGCCATGCCATTTACGGCAACATCCTTACCGCCCATTACAACGGCAAAACCGAAGCCGCATTACCTCCCTTTACCACGCTCGATATTCAGCGTTTAAGTCAATTTGCGGAACTCGACAACACTTCCGTTCTCAATCAATTTCTGCATTCCCTAAACACGCTTATCCACAACGACCAGCATATCGGCGACATTATCCTCAACTACAATGGTAGCCAATACAACAGCACCATCATTCCCGAAATCGTGGAAAAACCAGCCACACCAACAACCAAAATCCCCAAAAAAGCCGTCCAAACCTTGGAACAGGCCGCTGCCAAAATGCAAAGTGCCGCCGCCTACCTCCAACAAAAAAATCCGGCAGCGGCCGAATTCCTACGCAACACAGGCGAAGCCGCGTCCGAACTGCTGCACCCTAAAACTGAAACGCCCAAGATACAAAACGTACTCGCACCCTATCCGAGCCGAACCGATACATTTACTCTACCCGACGGCAACACACTACACATCCGCGCACTAGAGCCTGAAGATGCCGAAGCCAAACAAAAATTTGTCCGCCAATTACCCGCGGCTGACCGCTATACGCGCTTCATGACCCATACCAACGAGTTGCCGCTGCCCACACTCGCACGGCTGACCCGTCCCGATTTTCATACCGAATGCGCATGGGCAGCCTTCGCTTCAGACGGCCGTATCGTCGCAGTCAGCCGCTACAGCCGCATCAATCGCAATGAGTGCGAGTTCGGCATTACTTTGGCACCTGAAGCACGCAAAACCGGCTTGGCCGGCAAAATGATGAGCCTGATTATCCAAACTGCCACACAGCAAGGTTACCAAACCATGAATGCGGAAATCCTCAAAGAAAACACACCGATGCTCAAACTCGCTGAAAAATCAGGATTTACCGTCACCCCATCGGAAACCGACCGCGGCCTGTATCAAGCCAGCCTCGATTTGAACGAATGGCAAAACAGCAACAAAAACAAATAA
- the rimM gene encoding ribosome maturation factor RimM (Essential for efficient processing of 16S rRNA) encodes MTDTQKRVAMGYIKGVFGIKGWLKIAANTEYTDSLLDYPEWQLCKDGKTLNVVLEAGKIVNGELQVKFEGIDDRDQAFDLRGYTIEIPRESFAPTEEDEYYWADLVGMTVINKENIVLGKVSNLMETGANDVLMIKGEHGQILIPFVSNYIESVDTDSKTIIADWGLDY; translated from the coding sequence ATGACAGACACTCAAAAACGGGTAGCCATGGGCTACATCAAAGGCGTATTCGGTATTAAAGGCTGGCTTAAAATTGCCGCCAATACCGAATATACCGATAGCCTGCTGGACTACCCCGAGTGGCAGTTGTGCAAGGATGGCAAAACCCTGAATGTTGTGCTTGAGGCAGGTAAAATTGTCAATGGCGAACTTCAGGTCAAATTTGAAGGTATAGACGATCGCGACCAAGCATTTGACTTGCGCGGCTATACCATCGAAATCCCCAGAGAGTCATTCGCCCCTACTGAGGAAGACGAATACTACTGGGCAGATTTAGTCGGCATGACCGTCATCAACAAAGAAAACATCGTCCTCGGCAAAGTCAGCAACCTGATGGAAACCGGTGCAAATGATGTTTTGATGATTAAAGGCGAACACGGACAAATCCTGATTCCCTTTGTCTCCAACTATATCGAATCTGTCGATACCGACAGCAAAACCATTATCGCCGACTGGGGTTTGGACTACTGA
- a CDS encoding HAMP domain-containing sensor histidine kinase → MKLFQRIFATFCAVIVCAIFVASFSFWLVQNTLAENQFNQRRTIETTLMSSIISAFNSRGDSGAREILSEWKNNPVSNAVYVIAGDDKKDILGRDIDSLSIERARIFAINNPESDLAHIEYDRFGEEYLFFIKGWDNHQAQRLPSPLFIPGLPLSPIWHEFIILSFIIVVGLLMAYILANNITKPIKILGSGMDRVANGELETRISQQVDDRDDELSHLAVQFDKMAEKLEKLVAKERHLLHHVSHEMRSPLARMQAIVGLIQSQPQKQEQYLKRLEGELVRMDTLVGELLTLSRLETSNIPLEKENLKFVPFLTNLIEDNQSIAHQNNQSVTLSIDPKIPENAVVSANEGYLYRAFDNVIRNAINYSPEGSTIQTHIGQDGKNWIIDVTDNGPGVDEMQLPHIFTAFYRADSSAHKPGTGLGLALTQHIMEQHCGKIIAENVKPNGLRMRFILPKKKAGDKKEV, encoded by the coding sequence ATGAAACTGTTTCAACGCATCTTCGCCACATTTTGCGCAGTCATCGTCTGCGCAATCTTTGTGGCGAGTTTTTCATTTTGGCTGGTACAAAACACCCTTGCCGAAAACCAATTCAACCAACGCCGCACCATCGAAACCACATTGATGAGCAGCATCATTTCCGCCTTCAACTCACGCGGAGACAGCGGTGCGCGCGAAATTCTTTCCGAATGGAAAAACAATCCGGTTTCCAATGCCGTTTATGTCATTGCCGGCGACGATAAAAAAGATATTTTAGGCCGCGATATTGACAGCCTCTCCATCGAACGCGCCCGTATCTTTGCCATCAACAACCCCGAATCTGATTTGGCACACATCGAATACGACCGCTTCGGCGAAGAATACCTCTTCTTTATTAAAGGCTGGGACAATCATCAAGCCCAACGCCTCCCTAGCCCGCTCTTCATTCCCGGCCTGCCGCTTTCGCCTATTTGGCACGAATTTATCATTCTGTCTTTTATCATCGTTGTGGGGCTCTTGATGGCATACATCCTTGCCAACAACATTACCAAGCCTATTAAAATTTTGGGTAGTGGCATGGACAGAGTGGCCAATGGCGAACTTGAAACCCGCATTTCCCAACAAGTTGACGACCGTGACGACGAATTGTCTCACCTTGCCGTACAGTTCGACAAAATGGCCGAAAAACTTGAAAAACTTGTTGCCAAAGAGCGCCACCTGCTCCACCACGTTTCGCATGAAATGCGCTCGCCGCTGGCGCGTATGCAGGCGATTGTCGGCCTGATTCAATCTCAGCCGCAAAAACAAGAGCAATACCTCAAGCGACTCGAAGGCGAACTGGTGCGCATGGATACTTTGGTCGGCGAATTGTTGACCCTCTCTCGCTTGGAAACTTCCAATATCCCTTTGGAAAAAGAAAACCTCAAATTCGTTCCGTTCTTAACCAACTTGATTGAGGACAACCAAAGCATCGCCCACCAAAACAACCAAAGCGTTACCCTGAGCATTGACCCCAAAATCCCTGAAAATGCCGTGGTCAGCGCCAACGAAGGCTATCTATACCGCGCCTTTGACAACGTTATCCGCAATGCCATCAATTACAGTCCGGAAGGCAGCACCATTCAAACTCATATTGGACAAGACGGCAAAAACTGGATTATCGATGTTACCGATAACGGGCCTGGCGTGGACGAAATGCAGCTTCCGCATATTTTCACTGCCTTTTATCGCGCCGACTCCAGCGCACACAAGCCCGGTACAGGTTTAGGGCTTGCCTTGACGCAGCACATTATGGAACAGCACTGCGGTAAAATCATTGCTGAAAATGTCAAACCCAACGGCCTGAGGATGCGTTTTATCCTTCCCAAAAAGAAAGCCGGAGACAAAAAAGAAGTCTAA
- the rplS gene encoding 50S ribosomal protein L19 yields the protein MNLIQQLEQEEIARLNKEIPEFAPGDTVVVSVRVVEGSRSRLQAYEGVVIARRNRGLNSNFIVRKISSGEGVERTFQLYSPTVEKIEVKRRGDVRRAKLYYLRGLTGKAARIKEKLPARKG from the coding sequence ATGAACTTGATTCAACAATTAGAGCAAGAAGAAATCGCTCGCTTGAACAAAGAAATCCCTGAATTCGCTCCAGGCGACACCGTTGTCGTATCTGTACGCGTAGTTGAGGGTTCTCGCAGCCGTCTGCAAGCATACGAAGGTGTTGTTATCGCTCGCCGCAACCGTGGCCTGAACAGCAACTTCATCGTTCGCAAAATCTCTAGCGGCGAAGGTGTAGAACGTACTTTCCAACTGTACTCTCCTACCGTAGAAAAAATCGAAGTTAAACGCCGTGGTGACGTACGTCGCGCCAAACTGTACTACTTGCGCGGCCTGACCGGTAAAGCAGCTCGCATTAAAGAAAAATTGCCTGCTCGCAAAGGCTAA
- a CDS encoding PepSY-associated TM helix domain-containing protein: METKPTSQNEQQANRRYLTVWRWHFYAGLLVAPFLTLLAVTGLGMLLFANITGKEGERIHITPQAVVQPLSAQAEAARQFVNPETASVVQYIAPRADDMVAVFRVNNDDKATMVAVDPYTAKVVNTMPRGQGWYHTMDEIHGDMMIGPVGDYLLETAASLTILMIITGIYLWWAKQRSLKSMLVPKAGKGRTWWRSMHGAFGSWVSLILLLFCLSGIAWAGIWGGKAVQAWSQFPAGKWGVEPNPVSSVPTHGDVLNDGKSKEVPWILELTPMPVSGTTMGENGINPSEPMTLETVDRFAREIGFKGRYQLNLPKGETGVWTLSQDSMSYDMISPTADRTVHIDQYSGKILADIHFDDYNWFGKFMAASIALHMGTLGWWSVLANVLFCLAIIFICVSGCVMWWKRRPSEARGLVPPAQKIKLPVWWAMAVPLLILAVIFPTAIAAIAVIWILDTLLLSRIPALARWFK, from the coding sequence ATGGAAACAAAACCAACTTCCCAAAATGAACAACAGGCTAACCGCCGTTATTTGACTGTTTGGCGATGGCATTTTTATGCCGGACTTTTGGTTGCGCCGTTTTTAACCCTGCTGGCTGTTACAGGGTTGGGAATGCTGCTATTCGCCAATATTACCGGTAAAGAAGGCGAACGCATACATATTACGCCGCAGGCAGTGGTGCAGCCTTTGTCGGCTCAGGCTGAGGCCGCCAGACAGTTTGTGAATCCGGAAACTGCTTCTGTAGTGCAATATATTGCGCCGCGCGCAGATGATATGGTTGCCGTATTCCGCGTGAACAATGACGATAAAGCCACTATGGTTGCCGTTGATCCCTATACGGCAAAAGTTGTGAATACGATGCCGCGTGGTCAAGGCTGGTATCACACGATGGACGAAATCCACGGCGATATGATGATCGGCCCGGTGGGCGACTATCTGCTGGAAACTGCCGCGTCGCTGACCATCCTGATGATAATCACGGGGATTTATTTGTGGTGGGCGAAACAGCGCAGCCTGAAATCCATGCTTGTGCCGAAAGCAGGCAAAGGACGCACATGGTGGCGTAGCATGCACGGAGCATTTGGTTCTTGGGTTTCTTTGATTTTGTTGCTGTTCTGTCTGTCAGGTATTGCTTGGGCAGGTATTTGGGGGGGTAAAGCGGTTCAGGCGTGGAGCCAATTTCCTGCGGGTAAATGGGGCGTCGAGCCGAATCCTGTATCTTCCGTACCAACCCATGGTGATGTGCTGAACGACGGTAAATCTAAAGAAGTGCCATGGATTTTGGAGTTGACGCCTATGCCGGTTTCCGGTACGACAATGGGTGAAAACGGCATTAATCCAAGCGAGCCGATGACTTTGGAGACGGTTGACCGCTTTGCACGTGAAATTGGCTTTAAAGGCCGTTATCAGCTCAATTTACCCAAAGGTGAGACCGGTGTATGGACGTTGTCGCAAGACTCAATGAGTTACGATATGATTAGTCCAACCGCTGACCGCACGGTACATATTGATCAATACAGCGGTAAAATCCTAGCTGATATTCATTTCGACGATTACAACTGGTTTGGTAAATTCATGGCGGCAAGTATTGCTTTGCATATGGGTACATTGGGCTGGTGGAGCGTATTGGCAAATGTCTTATTCTGTCTGGCGATTATCTTTATCTGTGTCAGCGGCTGTGTAATGTGGTGGAAACGCCGTCCGTCGGAAGCACGTGGTTTGGTTCCTCCTGCACAGAAAATCAAATTACCGGTATGGTGGGCAATGGCTGTGCCACTTCTGATTTTGGCTGTGATTTTCCCAACTGCCATTGCCGCAATCGCTGTTATTTGGATTTTGGATACACTGTTGTTATCACGTATCCCTGCATTGGCAAGATGGTTTAAATAA
- the trmD gene encoding tRNA (guanosine(37)-N1)-methyltransferase TrmD, which translates to MLIQAITIFPEMFDSIVEYGVTGRARKQNLWQFQAINPRKFADNKLGYIDDRPFGGGPGMIMMAPPLQAAIEEAKANSQKPVKVIYLSPQGQPLTHKKAAELAELPHLVLLCGRYEGIDERLLQSSVDEEISIGDFVVSGGELPAMMLMDAVLRLVPGVLGDIQSAEQDSFSDGLLDCPHYTKPVEFQGMMVPEVLRSGNHGLIAEWRLKQSLRRTLERRPDLLEKRSLIPKESRLLKEILQEQQEIQS; encoded by the coding sequence ATGCTGATTCAAGCCATCACCATTTTCCCGGAGATGTTCGACAGCATTGTCGAATATGGCGTTACAGGCAGAGCAAGAAAACAAAATCTTTGGCAGTTTCAAGCCATCAATCCCCGAAAATTTGCCGATAACAAACTTGGCTATATCGATGATCGCCCCTTCGGAGGTGGTCCAGGAATGATTATGATGGCGCCGCCGCTTCAAGCGGCAATTGAAGAAGCCAAAGCAAACTCGCAAAAACCTGTCAAAGTAATTTATCTCAGTCCGCAAGGTCAGCCGCTGACACATAAAAAAGCGGCAGAACTTGCCGAACTGCCCCATCTTGTTCTTCTATGCGGACGCTATGAAGGCATAGATGAAAGACTGCTGCAAAGCAGTGTGGACGAAGAAATCAGCATTGGCGACTTTGTCGTCTCGGGTGGCGAATTACCCGCCATGATGTTGATGGATGCCGTCTTAAGATTGGTTCCGGGTGTATTGGGCGATATACAGTCAGCCGAACAAGACTCGTTTTCAGACGGCCTTTTAGACTGTCCTCATTACACCAAACCCGTAGAATTCCAAGGCATGATGGTTCCCGAGGTCTTACGCTCAGGAAATCATGGCTTGATTGCCGAGTGGCGATTGAAACAATCGCTGCGACGCACTTTAGAGCGCCGACCTGACTTATTAGAAAAGCGCAGTTTAATCCCAAAGGAATCCCGCCTCTTAAAAGAAATCTTGCAAGAGCAACAGGAAATCCAATCATAA
- the misR gene encoding two-component system response regulator MisR, which translates to MSRVLLVDDDALLTELLTEYLTAEGLNVHSVSDGEAGVQEILTGQYDVVVLDSMMPKMNGLDVLKNVRTQSTVPIIMLTAKGDDIDRIIGLEMGADDYVPKPCTPRELLARINAILRRAQHSNEQNNAPNSISVSDVVLYPAKRQASIKDIPLELTSTEFNLLEVLMRHAGQVVSKETLSIEALDRKLAKFDRSIDVHISSIRHKLGDASLIQTVRGLGYLFVKN; encoded by the coding sequence ATGAGTCGCGTATTACTCGTAGATGACGATGCCCTCTTGACCGAATTACTGACCGAATACCTGACTGCCGAAGGCCTCAACGTCCACAGTGTTTCTGACGGCGAAGCCGGCGTTCAAGAAATTCTGACCGGACAATACGATGTCGTCGTATTAGACTCCATGATGCCTAAAATGAACGGTTTGGACGTTTTGAAAAACGTACGCACCCAAAGCACTGTGCCCATCATCATGCTGACTGCAAAAGGTGACGACATCGACCGCATTATCGGTTTGGAAATGGGTGCGGACGATTATGTACCGAAACCATGCACACCGCGCGAACTCTTGGCGCGTATCAACGCCATCTTGCGTCGTGCGCAACACAGCAACGAACAAAACAACGCGCCTAACAGCATTTCTGTCAGCGACGTTGTCCTCTACCCTGCCAAACGCCAAGCCAGCATCAAAGACATTCCGCTTGAATTGACCAGCACCGAGTTCAATCTGCTCGAAGTTTTGATGCGCCATGCCGGACAAGTTGTCAGCAAAGAGACCCTGTCTATCGAGGCACTCGACCGCAAGCTGGCTAAATTTGACCGCAGTATCGACGTACACATCTCCAGCATCCGCCACAAATTGGGCGATGCTTCCCTGATTCAAACTGTACGCGGCTTAGGCTACCTGTTTGTTAAAAATTAA
- a CDS encoding DUF4149 domain-containing protein, producing the protein MNLLYKIIQTAATMWLGMQLTAGYVTAPILFRLLPKMQAGEIAGILFAITAICGLVIFGAAYAFFRRQLASLSWWILVLWLLLACNHLLVTPVIEAHKYGLDNWLLSLVGGTFGVWHGLSNIIFLICTILAAICVWKWPKPN; encoded by the coding sequence ATGAATCTACTGTACAAAATTATCCAAACCGCTGCCACCATGTGGCTCGGTATGCAGCTGACCGCAGGCTATGTTACCGCCCCTATCCTGTTCCGCCTTCTGCCTAAAATGCAGGCGGGAGAAATTGCCGGCATTTTATTTGCCATTACAGCGATATGTGGCTTAGTTATTTTTGGCGCAGCCTATGCCTTTTTCAGACGGCAACTGGCCTCACTTTCTTGGTGGATCTTGGTACTTTGGCTACTCTTAGCCTGCAACCATCTTTTGGTTACGCCTGTTATCGAAGCACACAAATATGGGCTGGATAACTGGCTGCTGTCCCTAGTAGGTGGAACATTCGGCGTTTGGCACGGCTTATCCAATATCATCTTTTTGATTTGTACGATACTGGCAGCCATCTGCGTATGGAAATGGCCCAAACCAAACTAA
- the greA gene encoding transcription elongation factor GreA has product MQKIPLTVRGAELLKQELQHLKSVARPEVIEAIAEARSHGDLSENAEYEAAKERQGFIEGRIAELEHKLSMAHIINPAEIHAEGKIVFGTTVTLEDLETEEQVTYQIVGEDEADIKERKIYVGSPIARALIGKEEGDVAEVQAPGGVREYDIIAVQYI; this is encoded by the coding sequence ATGCAAAAAATCCCTTTGACCGTCCGTGGTGCAGAATTATTGAAACAAGAACTTCAACACCTCAAAAGCGTAGCACGCCCAGAAGTCATCGAAGCCATCGCCGAAGCACGTTCGCACGGCGACTTGTCTGAAAACGCAGAATACGAAGCCGCTAAAGAGCGTCAAGGCTTTATCGAAGGCCGCATCGCCGAGTTGGAACACAAACTCTCTATGGCGCACATCATCAACCCTGCCGAAATCCATGCAGAAGGCAAAATCGTATTCGGCACAACTGTAACACTGGAAGATTTGGAAACTGAAGAACAAGTTACCTACCAAATCGTCGGTGAAGATGAAGCAGACATCAAAGAACGCAAAATCTACGTTGGCTCTCCAATTGCCCGCGCCTTAATCGGCAAAGAAGAAGGCGACGTTGCAGAAGTTCAAGCACCCGGCGGCGTACGTGAATATGACATCATTGCCGTACAATATATCTAA
- the rpsP gene encoding 30S ribosomal protein S16, with the protein MVVIRLARGGSKHRPFFNVVVTDSRNRRDGRFIERVGFYNPVANEKQERVRFDADRINHWVAQGAKVSDAVAKLIKEQKIAA; encoded by the coding sequence ATGGTAGTTATCCGTTTGGCTCGCGGCGGCTCAAAACACCGCCCTTTCTTCAACGTAGTCGTAACTGACTCTCGCAACCGTCGTGACGGCCGCTTCATCGAGCGCGTAGGTTTCTACAACCCCGTTGCCAACGAAAAACAAGAACGCGTGCGTTTCGACGCAGACCGCATCAACCACTGGGTTGCTCAAGGCGCGAAAGTTAGCGACGCAGTTGCCAAACTGATTAAAGAGCAAAAAATCGCTGCTTAA
- a CDS encoding OmpA family protein, whose protein sequence is MTKQLKLSALFVALVASGTAMASEAHTKHGYTVSSQSQEIVRNNYGECWKNSYFDKATEGRVECGDREAVAPVQQAPEYVDETVSLSTKTLFGFDKDNLRPEAQENLNALAQRLSNDSVQTVRVEGHTDFMGSEEYNQALSERRANVVANYLVGRGVASSKISAVGLGESQAQMTATCEAEVAKLGKKVSKAKKRAALIACIEPDRRVDVKIRSVVTRQVAPGQTIEGQGELPATDEGWIPAPYNGVHGYAKP, encoded by the coding sequence ATGACCAAACAGCTGAAATTAAGCGCATTGTTCGTTGCCTTGGTTGCCTCTGGCACCGCTATGGCCAGCGAAGCGCACACCAAACACGGTTACACCGTAAGCAGCCAATCTCAAGAAATCGTCCGTAACAACTACGGCGAATGCTGGAAAAACAGCTACTTCGACAAAGCTACCGAAGGCCGCGTTGAATGTGGTGATCGTGAAGCAGTTGCTCCTGTACAACAAGCTCCTGAGTATGTTGATGAAACTGTTTCCCTGTCTACTAAAACTCTGTTCGGCTTCGACAAAGACAACCTGCGTCCTGAAGCTCAAGAAAACCTGAACGCTTTGGCTCAACGCCTGAGCAACGACAGCGTACAAACTGTACGTGTTGAAGGTCACACTGACTTCATGGGTTCTGAAGAATACAACCAAGCTCTGTCTGAGCGTCGTGCTAACGTAGTTGCTAACTACTTGGTAGGCCGTGGCGTTGCTTCTAGCAAAATCTCTGCAGTAGGTCTGGGCGAGTCTCAAGCTCAAATGACTGCTACTTGTGAAGCTGAAGTTGCTAAACTGGGTAAAAAAGTTTCTAAAGCTAAGAAACGTGCTGCCCTTATCGCTTGTATCGAACCTGACCGTCGCGTTGATGTTAAAATCCGCAGCGTTGTTACTCGTCAAGTTGCTCCAGGCCAAACTATCGAAGGTCAAGGCGAATTGCCTGCTACTGATGAAGGTTGGATCCCAGCTCCTTACAATGGCGTTCACGGTTACGCTAAACCTTAA